Genomic window (Neurospora crassa OR74A linkage group VI, whole genome shotgun sequence):
GGGGCCGTATACCCATCCCCTTCGGCGCCAGATTCTTGCGTGCCCTTCATCATGAAGCCAAACTGGATCAACGTGATTCCCAAGCCGGCGCGAGATCCGTTTTTGGCGGCGTGAGTAGAGTGGAGCAGGTAGGTGAGCAGGAAACCGACGAGCTGGAAGGACATGGAAATCATGCCGTTCCAGATGAAGGAGACGATGGAGCCAACGGGCATGCCTTCGATGTAGACGTCGTCGGGTCCGCCGAGGCCGGGAGCGAGAATGGTCGTTTCCCAGTATGGGGGAGCGGCGTCTGCGGCTGCTTGTTCGTAGGACTGTTACACGTTAGTAAATTTGTCTTGACGCTTGGCGGACAAGGGAATACGTACAGGTGgcaactcctccttctcagcgCCATTATTTCGTTCCGGCTTGGCTGTCAAGTTGGAAAAGACACCCTCATTCTGGATACCACCACCGTAAACCCTTCCTGAAGTTTGTGTCGCTGACCCTCCCGCCGTCGTCGTATATGATGTGGTTGGTAGTTGTGTCGTCTGCCTTTCCGGCCCTGGCCTCGAACTTCCTCCTGATGTTGTTTCAGTCGATCCCGCTGCCCCGGAGGCCTCCGTCGGCGAAGAGTTCCGTCGCATCAAGCGCTGTCGGTCATCGGCATCATCGCCGCtgtcgtcatcatcttcgtcggCGCCAAAGGCATCGGCAAGGTCGGGATTCACTGGGCGCTGGCTGTTGTGG
Coding sequences:
- a CDS encoding metal homeostatis protein bsd2, whose amino-acid sequence is MSARYERVNVHADDDDDHHNDTPTPTNPTSMTRPSIPNSPPPSFHSRASSIHNSQRPVNPDLADAFGADEDDDDSGDDADDRQRLMRRNSSPTEASGAAGSTETTSGGSSRPGPERQTTQLPTTSYTTTAGGSATQTSGRVYGGGIQNEGVFSNLTAKPERNNGAEKEELPPSYEQAAADAAPPYWETTILAPGLGGPDDVYIEGMPVGSIVSFIWNGMISMSFQLVGFLLTYLLHSTHAAKNGSRAGLGITLIQFGFMMKGTQESGAEGDGYTAPPDPNSHDFDPGAVDDNRGGDNWGSVDSSDWVAYILMLVGWFILIKSVSDYMKVRRHEMLVLQSPDRGLGIPIIATGEAPERVV